From the Vibrio algarum genome, one window contains:
- the malT gene encoding HTH-type transcriptional regulator MalT, translated as MLIPSKLTRPGRLHNAIVRPRVLDLLQQAPYYKLVLFRSPAGYGKTTMAAQWLANKSAVGWYSLDDSDNDPSRFVNYFIQAINRATDGQCPSSQTLAERRQFSSIHSLFAEVFSELSDYVGEFYVVLDDYHLIDSDEIHEAMRFFLKHMPDNMTLVATSRGTPPLGTANLRVRDLMIEIDNGLLAFDTEETTRFFNQRVSEGIDDTTATNLQTYVEGWPSALQLIALQAQHQKRTLAQSAESVSQFNHAHLWDYLIEEVFDLLDEDTKYFLMQCSVLETFNDSLVTDLTDREDSLGMIESLNRFGLFIYHLEGEQDWYRFHHLFGEFLAHQRKARIANEEVKLHQKAAKAWLKLDIPYQALRHAQRAKDDALIAKIIINSGWKMFNNGELIVLENALNQLDKDLLYSNMTLSLLRAWLSQSQHRYNQVEDMLRVSLSEMKERNIKLSTNDQGQVNTLLAQVAINKNDPQRALELAELALSQLDTTVYRSRIVATSIVGEVNHVLGELERALPLMQQTEKLARQHQLYHQALWALLQQSEILVAQGFVQAAYEMQDNAFKLIEEQKLQQLPLHEFLLRSRAQILWCWNRLDEAEECAYKGIDVLGKVDQSKHLHSYSMLARIAIGRGELDKAARFIEQIEHLLEQSTYHLDWTANASLSLILYWQARNDFDSTESWLNQANRPSEAKNHFLQLQWRNITRAQIYVGRYDDAAKSLAFLQSEAETARLITDINRNLIVDAILAIKQNNEEHASVRLKEALSMTNQTGMIGNFLIDGTSIDHLLQKLMNKSTLGDLEKHRAQQLVKDISSKQRSRSVHFDEEFIDKLLNHPNIPELVRTSPLTQREWQVLGLIYSGFSNEQIAQELDVAGTTIKTHIRNLYQKLNIANRKEAIETAENLLNLMGY; from the coding sequence ATGTTGATACCATCAAAACTAACTAGACCAGGCCGATTGCATAACGCGATTGTTAGACCAAGAGTATTAGATTTACTACAACAAGCTCCCTATTATAAGCTTGTGCTTTTCCGTTCGCCCGCGGGTTATGGTAAAACCACCATGGCCGCACAATGGCTAGCAAATAAAAGTGCCGTAGGTTGGTATAGCTTAGATGATAGCGACAATGACCCTTCTCGTTTTGTTAACTACTTTATTCAAGCAATAAACAGAGCAACGGATGGACAATGCCCGAGTTCGCAAACACTAGCGGAAAGACGTCAGTTTTCCTCAATCCATTCTTTATTTGCCGAGGTTTTTTCTGAACTATCAGACTACGTCGGTGAGTTTTACGTTGTACTTGATGATTACCACCTCATCGATTCAGATGAAATACATGAAGCCATGCGTTTTTTCCTAAAGCACATGCCTGACAACATGACACTGGTTGCAACGAGTCGTGGCACACCGCCCTTGGGTACCGCTAACCTTAGAGTTAGAGACCTAATGATCGAAATAGATAATGGTTTGTTAGCCTTCGATACAGAAGAAACTACCCGATTTTTTAATCAGCGAGTATCTGAAGGTATTGATGATACTACTGCGACAAATTTACAAACCTATGTTGAAGGTTGGCCTTCTGCCTTACAGCTCATTGCACTGCAAGCTCAACATCAGAAGCGTACATTAGCTCAATCCGCAGAGTCAGTATCTCAATTCAACCACGCTCATTTATGGGATTATCTGATTGAAGAAGTCTTTGATTTACTTGATGAGGATACCAAATATTTTTTGATGCAATGCTCTGTTCTCGAAACGTTCAATGATTCTCTGGTCACTGACCTTACCGATCGAGAAGACTCACTTGGTATGATCGAATCACTCAATCGATTTGGGCTCTTTATTTATCACCTTGAAGGTGAGCAGGACTGGTATCGCTTCCATCACCTCTTTGGTGAGTTTCTTGCGCATCAAAGAAAAGCACGAATCGCTAATGAAGAAGTAAAATTACATCAGAAAGCGGCAAAAGCTTGGCTTAAGTTAGACATACCTTATCAGGCTCTGCGTCATGCTCAAAGAGCCAAGGATGATGCGCTAATAGCGAAAATCATCATTAATTCCGGTTGGAAAATGTTCAACAATGGTGAATTAATAGTATTAGAAAACGCATTAAATCAATTAGATAAAGATTTACTGTACAGCAACATGACACTTTCTCTTTTACGTGCATGGCTATCTCAGAGTCAACATAGATATAATCAAGTTGAAGACATGTTGAGAGTATCTCTATCAGAAATGAAAGAGCGAAATATAAAGCTAAGTACAAATGATCAAGGGCAAGTCAACACACTACTTGCTCAAGTAGCGATCAATAAAAATGACCCACAACGCGCTCTAGAACTCGCGGAACTCGCCTTAAGTCAGCTAGACACTACCGTTTATCGTAGCCGAATAGTAGCAACATCAATTGTGGGTGAGGTTAACCATGTTTTAGGTGAACTCGAGCGTGCCTTGCCTTTAATGCAACAGACTGAAAAATTGGCTCGGCAGCATCAATTATATCATCAAGCTTTATGGGCATTACTCCAACAAAGTGAAATCTTGGTAGCACAAGGTTTTGTACAAGCCGCCTATGAGATGCAAGACAACGCCTTCAAACTCATTGAAGAGCAAAAACTTCAGCAACTACCATTACATGAATTTTTGCTGCGTTCGAGAGCTCAAATACTTTGGTGCTGGAATCGTTTGGACGAAGCAGAAGAGTGCGCCTATAAAGGCATTGATGTTCTAGGTAAAGTAGACCAAAGCAAACACTTACACAGTTATTCCATGTTGGCTCGTATTGCGATTGGCCGAGGAGAACTTGATAAAGCAGCTAGATTTATAGAGCAAATTGAGCATCTGCTGGAACAATCCACCTACCACTTAGATTGGACAGCAAACGCCTCACTCTCTTTAATTCTATACTGGCAAGCACGCAATGACTTTGATTCGACAGAATCTTGGTTAAATCAGGCCAATCGTCCATCTGAAGCGAAAAATCATTTTTTACAGCTTCAATGGAGAAACATTACCCGCGCTCAGATATACGTAGGGCGCTACGATGACGCAGCCAAGAGCTTGGCGTTTTTACAAAGTGAAGCAGAAACTGCAAGACTGATCACCGACATAAATCGAAATTTGATTGTCGATGCTATCCTTGCAATAAAACAAAACAATGAAGAGCATGCTAGCGTTAGACTTAAAGAAGCATTAAGCATGACAAATCAAACCGGAATGATAGGAAACTTCCTAATTGACGGCACTTCTATTGACCACCTCTTGCAAAAATTGATGAATAAATCAACGTTAGGCGATCTAGAAAAACATAGAGCACAGCAACTTGTAAAAGATATATCTAGCAAGCAACGAAGTCGTTCAGTCCATTTTGATGAAGAATTTATAGACAAACTTCTCAATCATCCGAATATTCCTGAGTTGGTCCGAACTAGCCCATTAACTCAAAGGGAGTGGCAAGTATTGGGTTTAATCTACTCTGGTTTCAGTAATGAACAGATCGCACAAGAACTCGATGTTGCAGGGACAACCATCAAAACACATATTCGTAATCTTTATCAAAAGCTAAATATCGCTAATAGAAAAGAGGCGATTGAAACTGCAGAGAATTTACTCAATTTAATGGGGTATTGA
- a CDS encoding DUF368 domain-containing protein, producing MNYLITFFKGMAMGAADVVPGVSGGTIAFITGIYDTLLESIRRVNPKLLVLWKQEGFKAAFRHINGFFLICLFGGIITSILTLAKLISWLLVTHPIPLWSFFFGLILVSVFHIVKQVEKKDIVRAIVTIFGIAFAFFITVLKPLEMDPTSVNFVLAGAIAICAMILPGISGSFILLLLGMYTPILGAAKSIQLDILLLFASGCVLGLLTFSHLLSWLLKTFRDSTLMFLTGLMIGTLPKIWPWKETISWRVNSHGEQVPLIQENLTPFQFEALTSQPHQLFLSIVMMLSAVVLVLLLEQFSDKA from the coding sequence ATGAATTATTTAATTACCTTCTTCAAAGGAATGGCGATGGGGGCTGCCGATGTTGTCCCCGGTGTATCTGGTGGCACTATTGCTTTTATTACTGGTATCTACGACACCCTTTTAGAGAGCATACGAAGAGTGAATCCGAAACTATTGGTATTGTGGAAACAAGAAGGATTTAAGGCCGCATTTCGCCATATAAATGGCTTTTTTCTGATCTGCTTATTTGGCGGGATTATTACAAGTATTTTGACCTTAGCTAAACTAATCTCTTGGCTGTTAGTTACACATCCAATCCCACTTTGGTCGTTTTTCTTTGGGCTCATCCTAGTCTCTGTTTTTCACATAGTGAAACAAGTTGAGAAAAAAGACATTGTTCGCGCTATTGTCACAATATTCGGTATCGCATTTGCGTTTTTCATTACCGTGTTGAAACCGTTAGAAATGGACCCAACCAGTGTCAATTTCGTCCTCGCTGGCGCTATTGCTATCTGTGCGATGATATTACCTGGTATTTCAGGCAGCTTTATTCTTCTATTATTAGGCATGTACACCCCTATATTAGGCGCAGCTAAGTCAATACAACTCGATATACTCCTATTATTTGCTTCTGGCTGCGTATTAGGATTACTCACCTTTTCTCATTTACTCTCTTGGCTTCTCAAAACCTTTAGAGATTCCACATTAATGTTTCTAACAGGCTTAATGATAGGAACATTGCCAAAGATATGGCCATGGAAAGAAACCATTAGTTGGCGCGTAAATTCCCATGGCGAACAGGTACCTTTAATACAAGAAAACCTAACACCGTTTCAATTTGAAGCGCTAACTTCTCAGCCACATCAGTTGTTCCTCTCCATTGTTATGATGCTGTCAGCGGTAGTACTCGTGCTACTTTTAGAGCAGTTTTCCGACAAAGCCTAA
- a CDS encoding SCO family protein — MSRNWSLVIVIAFVLGYSLKVYMEMQDEVALEQQQKATQQIIKDPVFNGKDDRETHIFDVSDDRIRVVYFGYTRCPDVCPTSLAMLSGALSTISEEQLIKLRPMFISIDPERDEANAAHQYAQYFHKTIEGFSAPMEITKPIADHYGVIFRKTELEDSAIGYVVDHSSYFYFLKPDGTLITQVAHTMNPSPIVAAIEDVLKEN, encoded by the coding sequence ATGAGTAGAAATTGGTCTCTAGTCATAGTTATCGCCTTTGTACTTGGTTATAGCTTAAAAGTTTATATGGAAATGCAAGACGAAGTTGCGCTAGAACAACAGCAAAAAGCAACGCAACAGATCATAAAAGATCCTGTCTTTAATGGTAAGGATGATCGTGAAACACACATTTTTGATGTGTCTGATGACAGAATTCGGGTTGTATATTTTGGCTACACGCGTTGCCCTGATGTTTGTCCAACATCACTTGCCATGTTGTCAGGTGCACTTAGCACTATTAGTGAAGAGCAATTGATAAAACTTAGGCCAATGTTTATCTCTATCGACCCAGAACGAGATGAAGCAAACGCTGCCCATCAATACGCCCAATATTTTCATAAAACTATCGAAGGGTTTTCAGCCCCGATGGAAATAACGAAGCCAATCGCTGATCATTATGGCGTCATCTTTAGAAAAACAGAATTAGAAGATTCCGCTATCGGTTATGTCGTTGACCATAGTTCGTATTTCTATTTCTTAAAACCTGATGGCACGTTAATCACTCAGGTCGCTCACACAATGAACCCAAGCCCTATTGTCGCGGCCATAGAAGATGTACTAAAAGAAAACTAA
- a CDS encoding DUF4336 domain-containing protein: MILKEWKSNRLWYADMSYTKLGLSHIHRMVVIRLSDGSIVIHNPIDLSIKLQHELSKLGSIKSIICASPSYHQYLSDWWLSYPEALFYATPTLIQKRSDLNFDGALSNYAPLTWKNELLQTPLLGFDKPRKIIFCDPESRTLILSDHLLAVQESLPIGQKLLTWAHGINQDLKIPYSDKRHLSNMAALRASIQEVMTWPFDKLLSSNGLSIEQDAKKQFYQAFWWAF; this comes from the coding sequence ATGATTCTAAAGGAATGGAAATCTAATAGGCTTTGGTATGCAGATATGTCCTATACAAAATTAGGCCTGTCACACATACACAGAATGGTCGTTATTAGGCTTTCTGACGGCTCAATAGTAATCCATAATCCTATAGATCTGAGTATTAAACTACAGCACGAACTTTCCAAACTTGGTTCCATCAAATCTATCATCTGCGCCTCTCCAAGCTACCATCAGTACCTATCTGACTGGTGGCTTTCTTACCCAGAAGCGCTCTTTTATGCGACACCAACGCTAATACAAAAACGATCAGACCTAAATTTTGATGGTGCACTATCTAACTATGCGCCTCTAACATGGAAAAATGAGCTGCTTCAAACGCCGTTATTAGGTTTCGATAAACCACGAAAAATCATATTTTGCGATCCTGAAAGTCGAACTCTGATATTAAGTGATCATTTATTAGCAGTACAGGAGTCGCTACCTATCGGCCAAAAATTGCTCACGTGGGCGCATGGCATAAATCAAGACCTTAAGATACCTTATTCAGATAAACGTCATCTAAGCAATATGGCAGCATTAAGAGCATCAATACAGGAAGTGATGACTTGGCCATTTGATAAACTTTTATCAAGTAATGGCTTATCGATAGAACAGGATGCAAAGAAACAGTTCTATCAAGCGTTTTGGTGGGCGTTTTAA